GTTCCTCATGTTGCAACTGCACGGATTGCAAAAGATATTCCAGTTCTTACCCTTAATGGCTTTTCAAAAGTTTATCTTGTGCCTGGATGGAGAGTTGGATATGCAATCTTTCATAATCCAAATGGTGAGCTTGATGAACTTAAAGATGCTTTCCTGCGAATTGCAAGAGCAAGACTTTGCGCAAACTCTGTTTGCCAGCTTGCAATGGTTGAGGCGCTGAGAGGAAGCCAGAAGCATATAAAGGAAATGGTCGAAAAACTCAGGGAGAGAAGAGATTTTGCCTACAAGAGAATAAATGAGATAGATGGCTTATCGACAAGGAAGCCGCAGGGCGCCTTCTACATATTCCCCAAGATTGAGAAAAATGCGTGGAAAAGCGATAAGGACTTTGTTCTTGATGTTTTAAATGAGATACATGTTCTTTTTGTTCATGGTTCAGGATTTTGCGAGCAATATGGTAGGGGGCATTTCAGGGCTGTAATTCTGTCTCCTATAAAAATGATGGAGGAAGTTTTTAATAGGCTTGAAGCATTTATGAAAAAAAGGTGAAATAAATGAAGGAAATAACAAAAGGAATAATTGCTCTTGTTGTTGTATTGGCAGTAATAGGGGGAGCTTATTGGGCTTATACCTATAAGAAAAGTTATTTAAAGGAAGGAGATTTTGCAGAAATTTACTATATTGGTTATTTCGAAAATGGAACTGTTTTTGCCTCCTCTTTTAATACAACCGTGCCATTTAACACACCATTTGATGAAAAGAATTACAATTTAACCCCTCTAAAAATATATATGGGAAATAGCATTCCTTCAAAATATCCAGAGGGATGGAGCTATGTATCTTTGGGGAACATAAAAGGATGGGAAATTTATAAAATAGAAGGATTATATGAAGCATTAAAAGGAATGAAAAAAGGAGAGGAAAAAACAATTACACTTGAGCCAGTTAATGCATTTAAAAATAAGGTTACAAATGGAACAATTTTTAATTCATCTCTTGTTTTTGGATTCAATGCAACTTTTAAAATTTCCAATATAAATGATGAGAACGATACCGTTGATATAGAATGGATGCCAGAAGCGGGAATGAAATTCACATTTCCAGATTATCCACACTTGCTATGGGAAAACTGCACAGAGGTTGTTTCCTATAATGAGACAACTGTAATATTGAGAACAACACCCGATAAGCTCGATAATTTAACTCTTTATCCTTGGTGGGAAAATGCAAGTGTAGCAACTTATAATGAAACAAACATAATGATAACAACCAATCCCCCATTAGGAAACTTTACCGCTGTTATATATGGAATGGAAATAAATGGAAGTGTTATAAATATAACAGATGAAAAAATATATCTTGAATTTTATTATGGTGGGCAGATATTCAGCGAGGAAATAAATAGAACAGAAATATTCAACAGAACCGCAGAATTCCCAAAAGTTTTTGAAGAAGTTCAAAAAGTGCAAGTTGAAGAAGAATTGATCGGAAATGGATATAGCTTTCATGAACTTGCAGGTGAGAAGGTTATATTCAGATTAAAATTGATAAATGTCTATAAAACCAGTTGATTTCTAATCTCTTCTTCGAAAGCGGAAAGGAATTCATTCTCCATTCCCTTTGGGATGATTGCGCCCGCCGCACTGCAATGGCCCCCTCCGCCCCCTCCAAGTTTTGAAGCAACTTTATGAATTGATTCTGATAAATTTATTTTTTTCGAGAGAATTGCTGGTAGCCTTGCGGAAATTTTTATTCCATCGTTTGTCTCTGCGAAACCTATGAGAGGGGATTTTATTTCTTCTTCCTTTATAATTAGCCCCGCCACAGTTCCAACCAAATTTTCATTTATTTGCCCATCTCCATGAAAATAAAGAAGTTTTCCATATTCTTCTATTCTACTTTTAGCAAAAGAAATGCATTTGCGTAAATTCCTTTTATATTTTTCAAGCATATCTTCCCCTTTTTCAAAATTTCCATTTATGCATATATCAACAGCTAGCTCTGCTTCCCCATTTCTTGCCATTGCATTTAAAATAGTTGTAATATCTCTCAAATCTTTTCCGTCTATTTCATATATTTCCCCGAATATTCTGCTTGTTTGCTCATATGTAAAACCTTTTTCAATCAGTAATTTTATAAGCGAAGAAAGCAATATTTTCTTTTCCTCCCTGCTCATTTCATTCCAACTCTTTTCATAATTTATTCCAATTTTTTTTAAAAATGAAATCACTGCACCTATTCTTTTAAATAATCTGGGAATAGTTGGGTCAGATGAATAAGCAATCATTTTATAAACTGGTTTTTCTCTTCCATAAATCCTTATATCCTTTTTTACCTCAATATTTGATTTAGCAAGCAGTTCTCTATTCATTCCAACAATTCTGCAATGTTTCAAATCCTGCAAATCACCTATTGCGCCAATTATTGCCAAATCAGATGGAAAATCAAAAAAATTGGACGAAATTAAATAGGATAAACCAGCTGCAGATATTTCAAGCTCTCCATCTATTCCATAAATGAAAGGATTTATAGAATTTTCATAAAAATTGCGACTGAAATGATGGTCAGAAATCACGCATGAAATATTTTTTTCAATTATTTCTTCAATATTTCCATTTCCCAAGTCAATAAACCATACAAATTTTTCCTTAATTTCTTCGATTGTTTTTTTATCAAGATAATTAACAAACTTTATTTCATTTTTTATCCCCCTCTGCTCAAGAGCAACTTTTGCAATTGCCGCCCCAGCCACACCATCCGCATCATTATGGCTTAAGATAGTTACCGTATCCTGCTTTTCTATTATCCTTGAAATTTCCATTGCTTTATTCTTTATTCCCATCCCCATGCATGAAATAAAAAGAGATAATAAACTTTACGAAAGATTTGAGGGGACACTCTCAAGAATTTGAAAATTTAAAAAATAAGAAATGCTATACAAACTAATATAATTAGTTAGAAAAAATATTTTTTTCTGGAAAAAGAAAAAGATAGAAATTATGATTGCCATAATTCTTTACTATACAGAATAATGAAGCCCTAGGGAAATGGTATGATAAATTTGCCCAATTATTTACTAATTCAGAAAATAAAGGCGTTGCATGGCAATAGATGCAATAAGATTTGTCAATAGCTTCTTGGTTTATTGCGAGAACAAGCCACTACTTATGATAGAGCTCCATCTATGGATGGGCATTAAAAAACATCCTCAAAGCAGGATGTTTAACTGCATTTTAGCCATTTACAATCTTGGGGTGAGAATTTCTTGAAAGTGCCATTTCTATTCTTAAATAAATTGAAAGCCAAAGCCAAGAAATAAGTTTTCATTATTATATTAGGAAAAAATTTTGCATCAAATAAATCAATTCCTAATCTGTTATTGTCTATTCTTTTTATTTATTTCAGAATTAAAAACACATAAAGGAGAAAATGATGATGCCCTATAAGATATTCAAAAAAATAAATTTTGATACACACTAAACAAGTTTATAAGCATATTTGCTTTTATTCTTGATGAAAGTAGTTCCAGATACAAGTATAATAATAGATGGAAGGCTTAGCGAGTGGATTAAAAGCGGTAAAATTGAAAAAGTAGATGTAATAATTCCAAATGCGGTTTTAAAAGAGCTTGAAAGACAGGCAAATGATGGACTGGAAATAGGAATAAGCGGGTTAAATGAAATTGTTGAACTGCAAAAATTAAGCAAGGAAGGAAAAATATATTTGCACTTTCATGGTGTTAAGGAAGGAGACGCAGATGAGATTATAAGAGAGGTTGCTGAAGAACTACATGCTACTTTATTTACTTCAGATAAAATACAGGCTAAGGTTGCGGAAGCAAAGGGAATAAATGTTTATTATTTACCATCCCTGCATGAGGAAAAGGAGCTTAAAATCCTTAAATATTTTGACGATGAAACAATGAGTGTGCATTTACGCCAGGATTGTAAACCAATTGCAAAAAAGGGAAAGCCGGGAAACTTTAGGATAGTTGAGCTGGGTGAGATTTTAAGTGAAAGAGAGCTTGCAGATATAGCTCATGAAATAATTGAATTTGCGAAAAGGAATTCAGATAGCTTCATTGAAATAGAAAGAAAGCACGCAACAATAGTTCAAATAAAAAATATGAGAATTGCAATACTGAGGCAGCCATTTGTTGATAAATTTGAAATAACCGCAACAAAGCCAATAGTAAAGTTGAGCATAGATGACTATAGCCTTGAAGAAGAACTAAAACAAAGATTGACAGATTATAATCGCGGCGTGCTTGTCTCTGGCCCGCCTGGCTCGGGGAAATCAACTTTTGCACAAGCAATTGCTGAACATCTTTATAGTTTGGGAGCGATTGTAAAAACAATGGAAAATCCACGAGATTTGTGGGTTAGGGATGAAATTGCTCAGTATGCACCGCTTGAGAAAAGCATGGAACTAACTGCTGACATTTTACTTTTACTTCGCCCTGATTTTGTTGTATTTGATGAGGTAAGGAGAAGTAATGACTTCAAAATTTTTGCAGACATGAGACTTGCAGGAATTGGATTAATAGGGGTAACCCACTCAAATCGTGCAATTGATGCTATTCAGCGTTTAATTGGAAGAGTAGAACTTGGAATAATTCCTCAGGTTGTTGATACTGTTATTCATATCTCTGATGGAAAAATAAAGGAAGTTCTTGAGCTTGATTTTACTGTAAAAATTCCTCATGGAATGGAAGAAGCTGATTTGGCTCGTCCGGTCATTGTTGTTCGTGATTTTTATACAAAGAAGGTAATTTATGAAATATATACCTATGGAGAGCAGGTGACTGTTATGCCTGTAAAAGAAAAGAGCATGGAAATTTTTGGAAAGAATGTCGAAAAGGTTATAGCAAAATACATAGATAGCAAATTTAAAGTAGAAATAAATGGAAAAATTGCAAATGTTTATGTTTGCGAAGAAGAAATACCTCATATTATTGGGAAAGGTGGAAAAACAATATCTGAAATTGAGAGAGAGGCAGGAATAAAGATAAGGGTTCATCCACTGATTGAGCAGGAGATAATCCCTGATATAGTTAAAAGGAAAAAAGAGATTATAATTAAAATTGGTAAAGCATATGCGGGAAAGGAAGTAAAAATTTTTATTGATGGAAATGCGATTGATGCAAAGGTTAGCAATAATGGAGAAATAAAATTTAAAAGGCATAGCATTGAGGGAAGAAAGATAGTGGAAGCGATTGCGTCAGGAAATAAAATATATGTTAAAATATGAAAGTAGTAACAAGTGTTTTGATGAATAGGGGAAAAATATTACTGCTTAAAAGAGGAACCAAAGTTAGAACATATAGAGGCAAGTGGGCATGCATCTCTGGCTATCTCGAAGACGATGATCCATTGCATAGAGCAATAAAGGAGATTGAAGAAGAAACAGGAATAAAGCCAAATGAAATAAGACTTTTGAAGAAAGAGGAGGAAATAAAATTTTATGATGAGAATGAAAAAATTTTCTGGCAAGTTTATCCATTTTTATTTGAAACAGATAAAGATGAAATAAAAATTGACTGGGAACATGTTGAATGCAGATGGATTTTTCCCAATGAAATAGATAAATATGATACAGTTCCTAAATTGAAGGAAACGATTAAAAAACTTCTAGGTCAATAACTCCATGTATTATTCCGGGTGCATATGATTTAATTTTTCTGTGCAATAAAATTTCCACTTTCTTATCATTTTTCCTTGAAATTTTCTTTATTCTATCAAAAATTTTATCGGGAAAATCCTCTTTTTTGCATTTCTGATGAAAATGAACAACACCTTCATTATTTAAAATTTTTATTGCATTTTCAAAAAAATCTAAGGAGTTAAGATAACCCATTATCACCCGATTTGCAATGCCAAGAGGAGCAACTTCCCTGCAATCACCGAGCAGCGGATTAACCAAGGAAACAACTTCGTTTAAAATTATATTCTCCTTTAAATAGTGATATGCAACTGGATTTATTTCACATGAAAAAACTTTTGCTTTGCTATATACTGCAACTGGAAGGGTAAAATAGCCAATTCCAGCGAACATATCAACAACTATTTCATCCTTCCTTGCTACTTTTGCCATTCTTATTCTTTCATCAATATTTCCAGAGGAAAACATTATTTTTTTAGCATCTAACTTATACTTTATTCCATTTTCAACATGTATTGTTTCGGTGCTATTTCCATAAACAAGTTTAAAGCACGGTGTTCTTTCCACTCCTTTTATTCCACCAACATCTTCAAGAACTGATTTACATTTAAGCACCTGAGCATAAACTCTCGCAATTTCTTTGTTTCCATTAATTCCCTTCAAAATGAGTATATCTCCTATCTTTTCCCATTTTTTTGGAATATCATCTCTTCCAATCCTGCGCTTAATTTCATCAAAAGGAGTAATATATCTGAATACTGGCTCCTTCTGCTGAATAATTTTATATGGTAGATTTATATCTCTTTTTATGGGAATTTCTACTTCTCCATTCCTCCTTTTAAATTTCCTCCTTTCATCAATCAACCCTTTTTCATAGAGCATGTTCTTGACTTTTTCGGCCTCACTTTTCTTAACAACTAAAGCAAGCATCTTAACGCCATCCTAAATGCCTTAAAAGGATGTTTTATTAAAAAATTTCTCACAAACCCCCAATGATGATCCATGTCCGCATCGCCCACCTCAACTTTTTCAAGAGCTTCATACCTCTGCCATTTCAAAAAAATTTTCCTCAACAACAGGCATCCTCTAAGCTCTTTCCCATATGTTCGCATAAACTCCCTTTCATAGGTAAAAAAATCATCAAAATTTTTCGCAAGTATCTCGCTCGCAAGCAGTCCAGCATACAAGCCGCCCCCGCTTGTTGCTTTCACCTGCCCTGCTGCGTCGCCAACTATTGCGCATTTCTCTTTTGCGAGCTTTTTTATTCCATATGGAATTAGAGCATATCTTTCGTTTTTAACCTCATAACCGACTATTGATTTGAATTCATTGAATTTTTTCTTTAAACCCTTCTCAGTTGTTCCCATGCCTATTCTTAACTCATTTCCAGCTGGTATTATCCATCCAAAGAAGCCAGGAGCAAACTTTCCAAAATATACCTTTACATATTCTTCGTTTCCTTTTGCTAATCCCTGAACCGCATTTATATAATTTATTTTCCCCTTGAATTTTTTTGCAATATTGCTTCTTGCACCATCAGCCCCTATTAAATATTCATATTTCTCATCAATTTTTTTATAATTCAAAAAATATTTAGCTCCCTCGCTCATTGCTTTTTCTGCAAGGCAAACATCAAATGCCTCTCTGTCTATCACATATGCATATGTTTTATCTCCCCCAATAAAAATTTCCTTTCCACTTGGAAGAAAAATTTCCGCCCCTTTTATTTCATTAATAACCGCTTCTTTACAGAATTTTGTTACCCTATGGCTTACGAGCCCCCCGCAAACTTTTTTCCCTATTTCCTTATTTTTTTCATATACCACTACTTTATAACCCTTTTTTGAAAGAAGCCATGCAGTTGCATTACCTGTTGCTCCAGCTCCTAATACTGCAACATCGAAACGCATTGTATTTAAATCCATTGCATATTTAATATTAATGTCAAAGAAATTGGATTATATTGCAAGATTTGTAATTGATTCAGAGGGGAATAGGATAGGAGAAAGCATCTCTGTATATAAGGACTTACTTATAATAAGGAAGGAAAATGAATTCTATGCAATACCGTTTCGCCACATTGAAAAAAAAGATGAAACTATTATTGTAAGGGGAGTAATTGAGTGGGGAAATGCAAAGAAGCTTGCAGAGGAATGGAAAAATGCTCAAAATGGTTATAGTGGTAAATAAAGTAGAAATGTCTCCTGGAAAGATGGCGGCTCAGGTGGCCCATGCAGCGGTTGATTGCACAATCAGAGCATGGAAAAAAGATAAGAAAAAGGTAAAAAAGTGGATTGAAGAGGGGCAGAAAAAGGTTGTTCTTGAAGCAAGTGAGGAAGAAATTCTTGAATTGCAGAAAAAAGCAAGCAGGGAAAAAATTTTCAACTCACTTATAAGGGATGCTGGCTTAACTGAGCTTGAAGAAGGAACGCTCACTGCTTTGGCAATCGGCCCAGATGATGAGGATAAGATAGATAAAATAACAGGGCATCTTCCATTAAAATGAAAAAGGAGATAAGAATAGTTGGGATAGATGACATGCCATTTTCATTTAAAGAAAAGCATACTGACATCGTTGGCGCAGTTATGCGTGGGGGAAAATATCTGGAGGGTATTTTAAAAACAACAATAGAGGTTGATGGAAAAGATGCAACAGATAAAATAACAGGCATGATTGAGGGAAGCAGGCACAGGGGGCAGATAAAGATAATCATGATAAATGGGATTGCTCTCGGCGGCTTCAATGTAGTTGATTGCGAAAAAATATTTCTCGCTACCCATATCCCTGTTATTACAATTGCAAGAAAAAAGCCAAATCTTTGGAAAATAGAAGAAGCGCTGAAGAAGCATTTTGATGACTGGAAAGAAAGAATTGAATTAATAAATAAAGGAGAAACAGAGGAAATTAAGTTAAAGTATCCAGTTTATATAAAATATTTTGGAATTGAAAGAAATTTTGCAATAGATGCGATAAAATTATCTATTGTGAGAGGAGCGATCCCGGAGCCAATAAGAGTTGCTCATTTAGTAGCAACTGGAATAAAAAAGGGAGAATCAAGGGGGAGATGCTGATTTTATTGCTTCTATTATTTCTTTAATTTTTTCAATTTTTTCTTCAGCAAGTGTGCCAGTTACAATTACATTTGCTCCCGCTTCTATTTTTTTTCTTGCCTGTTCGGGAGTTTTTATACCTCCTCCCACTATCAAAGGAATTTTTACAAATTTTCTTATTTCCTTTATCATTTCATCCGGCACCGGCTTTTCTGCATTTGAACCAGCATCAAGATACACGCAGTCCATTCCCATGCATTCAGCATAAGCTGCGTATCTTACCGCTTTTTCATGGTCATTCTCGCCTACTCTATCAAGCATTGTTTTTGTTTCAACTGTTGTTGGTTTGCTGCTCGTGCTTATAACCATATAACCCATCGGAATTGGCTTTAAACCAATTTTCTTTACGATTATTCCTCCTCTTAGTTGTTCCCCTCTAAAATGTTCATACAGCAATGAGTTCATAAATTCCATGAAAAAAATATAATCTGCATTTTCAACTATGCTATCTGCAGAATTTGGAAATATTATCACTGGCAAATTGCAATTATTTTTTATTTTCTCAACACATTCTTTTATATCCTCTCTTTTTGCGGTTGAGCCGCCGACCATTATTGCATCGCTTCCATATCTCGAGCAAATTTTTGCCATTTCACCCGCTTTCTGTGGGCTTTGCTTATCTGGATCGATGAGAGTAAAATGCATTTTTCCCTGTCTCATTTTTTCAATCATCAAAAAGAGAATTTATTGCAATCTTTAAACTTTTTCTTTTAAAAATTTAGCAGAATATATATACAAAGAAAAAATTAAGGCGAGAGGAGCGAGGCGGAGGCAAGGGGGAGAGTAAAAAAAGTGTCACCTCACTCCTCTCTTTGCCTATATTTTATAGTTTTTTTCCTATTATAAATAGGAAAAGTTCTATATAAATTTTTCGGCAATTTTGGGGTTGTCGATTAATCAAAAAATTAATGTACCCAAATTAGATTACTATTAAAGGGGATGGGAAAATGAAGAAAGAAGGTTATTGGAAGAAATATAACAAAAAATTTAGTGATTTTGATGTTAAG
The nucleotide sequence above comes from Thermoplasmatales archaeon. Encoded proteins:
- a CDS encoding FKBP-type peptidyl-prolyl cis-trans isomerase, encoding MKEITKGIIALVVVLAVIGGAYWAYTYKKSYLKEGDFAEIYYIGYFENGTVFASSFNTTVPFNTPFDEKNYNLTPLKIYMGNSIPSKYPEGWSYVSLGNIKGWEIYKIEGLYEALKGMKKGEEKTITLEPVNAFKNKVTNGTIFNSSLVFGFNATFKISNINDENDTVDIEWMPEAGMKFTFPDYPHLLWENCTEVVSYNETTVILRTTPDKLDNLTLYPWWENASVATYNETNIMITTNPPLGNFTAVIYGMEINGSVINITDEKIYLEFYYGGQIFSEEINRTEIFNRTAEFPKVFEEVQKVQVEEELIGNGYSFHELAGEKVIFRLKLINVYKTS
- a CDS encoding DUF99 family protein; the protein is MKKEIRIVGIDDMPFSFKEKHTDIVGAVMRGGKYLEGILKTTIEVDGKDATDKITGMIEGSRHRGQIKIIMINGIALGGFNVVDCEKIFLATHIPVITIARKKPNLWKIEEALKKHFDDWKERIELINKGETEEIKLKYPVYIKYFGIERNFAIDAIKLSIVRGAIPEPIRVAHLVATGIKKGESRGRC
- a CDS encoding peptidyl-tRNA hydrolase, encoding MVIVVNKVEMSPGKMAAQVAHAAVDCTIRAWKKDKKKVKKWIEEGQKKVVLEASEEEILELQKKASREKIFNSLIRDAGLTELEEGTLTALAIGPDDEDKIDKITGHLPLK
- a CDS encoding NUDIX domain-containing protein, giving the protein MKVVTSVLMNRGKILLLKRGTKVRTYRGKWACISGYLEDDDPLHRAIKEIEEETGIKPNEIRLLKKEEEIKFYDENEKIFWQVYPFLFETDKDEIKIDWEHVECRWIFPNEIDKYDTVPKLKETIKKLLGQ
- a CDS encoding geranylgeranylglyceryl/heptaprenylglyceryl phosphate synthase, whose product is MIEKMRQGKMHFTLIDPDKQSPQKAGEMAKICSRYGSDAIMVGGSTAKREDIKECVEKIKNNCNLPVIIFPNSADSIVENADYIFFMEFMNSLLYEHFRGEQLRGGIIVKKIGLKPIPMGYMVISTSSKPTTVETKTMLDRVGENDHEKAVRYAAYAECMGMDCVYLDAGSNAEKPVPDEMIKEIRKFVKIPLIVGGGIKTPEQARKKIEAGANVIVTGTLAEEKIEKIKEIIEAIKSASPP
- a CDS encoding NAD(P)-binding protein, which gives rise to MRFDVAVLGAGATGNATAWLLSKKGYKVVVYEKNKEIGKKVCGGLVSHRVTKFCKEAVINEIKGAEIFLPSGKEIFIGGDKTYAYVIDREAFDVCLAEKAMSEGAKYFLNYKKIDEKYEYLIGADGARSNIAKKFKGKINYINAVQGLAKGNEEYVKVYFGKFAPGFFGWIIPAGNELRIGMGTTEKGLKKKFNEFKSIVGYEVKNERYALIPYGIKKLAKEKCAIVGDAAGQVKATSGGGLYAGLLASEILAKNFDDFFTYEREFMRTYGKELRGCLLLRKIFLKWQRYEALEKVEVGDADMDHHWGFVRNFLIKHPFKAFRMALRCLL
- a CDS encoding DHH family phosphoesterase — its product is MGIKNKAMEISRIIEKQDTVTILSHNDADGVAGAAIAKVALEQRGIKNEIKFVNYLDKKTIEEIKEKFVWFIDLGNGNIEEIIEKNISCVISDHHFSRNFYENSINPFIYGIDGELEISAAGLSYLISSNFFDFPSDLAIIGAIGDLQDLKHCRIVGMNRELLAKSNIEVKKDIRIYGREKPVYKMIAYSSDPTIPRLFKRIGAVISFLKKIGINYEKSWNEMSREEKKILLSSLIKLLIEKGFTYEQTSRIFGEIYEIDGKDLRDITTILNAMARNGEAELAVDICINGNFEKGEDMLEKYKRNLRKCISFAKSRIEEYGKLLYFHGDGQINENLVGTVAGLIIKEEEIKSPLIGFAETNDGIKISARLPAILSKKINLSESIHKVASKLGGGGGGHCSAAGAIIPKGMENEFLSAFEEEIRNQLVL
- a CDS encoding class I SAM-dependent methyltransferase family protein, which encodes MLALVVKKSEAEKVKNMLYEKGLIDERRKFKRRNGEVEIPIKRDINLPYKIIQQKEPVFRYITPFDEIKRRIGRDDIPKKWEKIGDILILKGINGNKEIARVYAQVLKCKSVLEDVGGIKGVERTPCFKLVYGNSTETIHVENGIKYKLDAKKIMFSSGNIDERIRMAKVARKDEIVVDMFAGIGYFTLPVAVYSKAKVFSCEINPVAYHYLKENIILNEVVSLVNPLLGDCREVAPLGIANRVIMGYLNSLDFFENAIKILNNEGVVHFHQKCKKEDFPDKIFDRIKKISRKNDKKVEILLHRKIKSYAPGIIHGVIDLEVF
- the tadA gene encoding Flp pilus assembly complex ATPase component TadA; protein product: MKVVPDTSIIIDGRLSEWIKSGKIEKVDVIIPNAVLKELERQANDGLEIGISGLNEIVELQKLSKEGKIYLHFHGVKEGDADEIIREVAEELHATLFTSDKIQAKVAEAKGINVYYLPSLHEEKELKILKYFDDETMSVHLRQDCKPIAKKGKPGNFRIVELGEILSERELADIAHEIIEFAKRNSDSFIEIERKHATIVQIKNMRIAILRQPFVDKFEITATKPIVKLSIDDYSLEEELKQRLTDYNRGVLVSGPPGSGKSTFAQAIAEHLYSLGAIVKTMENPRDLWVRDEIAQYAPLEKSMELTADILLLLRPDFVVFDEVRRSNDFKIFADMRLAGIGLIGVTHSNRAIDAIQRLIGRVELGIIPQVVDTVIHISDGKIKEVLELDFTVKIPHGMEEADLARPVIVVRDFYTKKVIYEIYTYGEQVTVMPVKEKSMEIFGKNVEKVIAKYIDSKFKVEINGKIANVYVCEEEIPHIIGKGGKTISEIEREAGIKIRVHPLIEQEIIPDIVKRKKEIIIKIGKAYAGKEVKIFIDGNAIDAKVSNNGEIKFKRHSIEGRKIVEAIASGNKIYVKI